In the bacterium SCSIO 12741 genome, TTTGATAAGCGTTTATCTAAAGACGGTAACATCAGCTGTAACTCCTGCCACAATCTGGCTACCGGAGGAGTGGACAATTTACCTACCTCTCCAGGGGACGCAGGAGAGAATGGAGATCGTAACTCCCCGACTGTATTAAATGCAGCCCTACACTTTGCTCAGTTTTGGGACGGCCGAGCGAAGGATGTAGAAGAACAAGCGGGAATGCCAATACTTAATCCAGTGGAAATGGCAATACCCAATGAAGAATTTCTGGTTAATCGTCTAAAGGAGATTCCGGATTACCAAGTCATGTTTTCGGCTGCGTTTCCCAATGATGATGATCCGATCACCTATACCAATCTTCGTTTGGCTATAGCCGATTTTGAACGACAGCTACTCACTCCTTCCAGGTTTGACGATTACCTCAAAGGAGACAAATCAGCGCTTACAGTTCAGGAAAAAAGAGGACTTCAAACCTTTATTTCCAGTAACTGTACCCAATGCCATACTGGTGTGTTGTTAGGGGGGCACAAGTTTGAAAAGTTTGGAGTTTATGGAGATTACTGGAAATGGACTGGAAGCGAAAACCAGGATCCAGGCCTTTTTGAAGAAACACAGGATTCTTTGGATTTATACCGGTTTAAGGTTCCATCTCTACGCAACATAACTGAAACTGGCCCCTACTTCCACGATGGTAGCGTGGCTGATTTGCGAATGGCAGTAACCATTATGGCTGAGGCTCAATTGAATCGACAGCTAAAGCCAAATGAAGTGGAAGATATTGTAGCTTTTTTGGGTGCCCTAAGTGGAGAAATCCCTGCATGGGCTCAGCAGCCCGCTCCTTAAGCGGTCAAGTACCTTTCCCGAATAATTCTTTGGTGATGCTTACCATGGCCTGCGGTCAAATATCCAATGGCTACCACGGTTAAGTCTGCCCCGTTGGCATTGCCCGTTCCGGCCATCATATCGTCATCAAAACTGCGGTACATGGCCAATGTGCCTTGACGTACTAAGTCAAATTCGGTACACATTTCAGCCATACTTCGCCGGTCAGCACGGGATTCTGGAACAAAGGCATCGTGATCGTATCCCGGCAGGGAAATACTGTCCTTACGAGCAAATCGCAATGCCCGATTGGCAAAAATCCGCTCGGTATCAATCAAATGCTGAAAGAGTTCTTTGATCGACCATTTTCCTTCAGCATAACGATGTAGTCCTTGCTCATCAGAGATTTGGGAAAAGAAGTTCAAGGTTTCAACTCGGTTATTTTCCAAAGCTGTCATCAAATCGTTCTCGTCTACCAAATCAATATATCTGGTAAAGTATGGATTATAGGTCCCTTCTTTAGGTTTAGCTACAGTCATCATCTATTCTTTTGGTTTTGTCCATCCATACTCCCGCTCCACCTTGCAGATTCGTGTATGAAAGGCCTCATAAAACTTCTCTCGTCCTATTTTCTTGGCAGCTGCATGTTCAGCATTGGCCCGCCAGGCTTGAATGGATTCCAAATCGCGCCAATAGACAGCCGTAACACCAATGTTGTTGCGAGCACTTTCCATTCCCAGAAACCCAGGCTGCTGAACGGCCAGATTGCTGATGTAATCATTCAATTCCTGATACTCCTCCTCCGCCTGATTGGTACGAATGGAGGTAAAAATGACCGCGTAGTAAGGCGGCTCCAGATTGCCAACTAATGCCATGACTCGAATTTAGGAATTTTGAATTCTGAATTTCCCATGTTGAACTTTGAATAGCGAGACTAAGTAATCACGTTTCAGAATTCAGCCGCAAGGGCATCTCTGAGTTTAAGCAAATCATCTCGGTCGTTAAATACATTAATAGACAACCTCAGTGCACGGCCTCGCATGGAGATATAAACACGTTGGTCATCCAGACGAGCCTTGAGTTGATCCGGATCGATATGATCGGGTAAGGTAAAGCCAAAGAGATGGCTGGCCCAGTATTTCTGATCTTCAAAATTCCCCAGATCGGACAAGAGTTCAACCGCCTGTTCAGCCATTTCTGAGGTATAAGCGGAAAGCTGATCAACACCCCACTCCATCACCTGGCTTAAAGATTCGGCCAACATGGGAAGATGAATCAACGAAGCATGCTCACCAACCGAATAACGCTGTCCTTTGGGACGAAGTTCCCCGCTGTAATTGATCAAATTTCTAAAGTCATCAGACCCCTTTCTGGTAATCCAATTGTCCTCAATCGGGATTCCTTTATCAAAATACTCACCGTAGTAGGCCAATCCTAATCCGTAAGGACCAAGCAACCACTTGTAACCCGCCGTTATCAGAGCATCGGGTTGAATTTCGGCTATGGAAAAAGGTTGAGCCCCAATCCATTGAGATCCATCCACAATCAATAACGCATCGTTTTTACGCGATTTGTCTCGAAGTGCTTTTAAGTCAAACAATGTACCGTCGGACCACATTAAAGGTGCCACCGAAACCACACGGGTATGTTCATCAATGGCATCGAGCAATGCCTGGTTCCAATTCTCTCCCTTGTTAATTCCTTCAGGCGCTGCTACCTTGCGGAGTTCCGCACCGGCCTCCTGGGTAATACGCATCCAGGGATAGATGTTGCTGGGAAACTGACCATCAGCCACTACTACGTTCTCCGATGGCTTCAATTTGATTTGAGCCGCTGCATTAGACAAGCCATAGGAAGCGGAAGGAATAAGAGCAATTCGATCCGGATCGGAATTACCAATAAACTCCGAAAACTTCTCCCGAAGCATCCGAACAGGTTCAAAGAAATCGTCCTTCCCTATTTGCCAGGGATTACCGATGCGCTCAATGGAATGCTTCCCCACCTCTTGGCAGCGAATTAGCGAAGGGGCGAAATAGGCATTGTTCAGGTAAGTGACACCGGCATCTAAGGAGAATTTATCTTTTTGTGTTTTCATCGATCATATAGGTTTAGGGTTTCCTCAGCCATTTCGAGAATCTCTTGGCCAACCTCTGTTTTAAGAATGCCTTGAATCGCTCGAATCTCTTCGGGTTCACTTCGGCTCTCATCCAGTACCAGCTCAAACCATTCGGTGCTATGCCAGGAACCCAGCTTAAAACCAGCATCTTTGAAGGTGGCAAAAGATTCAAAACCAAGACTTTCGTGAAGAGCTTTACTTCCAGCATTGGGCGCGGTCATAACGCCGTATAAACGCTTGTATCCCTGCATCGTAGATAAGGCAATCAGAGCATGGTACAATATCCGACCAATGCCTCTACCACGAAAATCTTCGTGTAAGTAGATGGAACTTTCAGCCACCCATTGATAAGCTATACGCTGCCGAAAAGTTGCCGTGTAAACATAGGCAATCACCTTACCTTTCCACAGACAAACCAACCAAAGGTGCTTTTGCAGGACAACTTTAACCCTTTGGGCTATTTCGGCCGAAGTAGGAACCTCGTTTTCAAAGGTTACGGCATTGTTGAGAACAAATGGACGGTAAATGTCCAAAATACCATCGGCATCACCCTCTTCTGCCAAACGTATTTGATAACCCTGATTCATGGCTTTCGAAATTAGCCGAAATTGATTTTACCGGCTGTTCATACGCATACATATTTCACCTTTTTTACCAGAAGCATTTTCTCTTGAATCCGCTCTGCATCGCTTTGCAGTGATTCTAAATAATCGGAATCTGTGGTTTCAAGTTGTGCCTCCCTCAGCCAGTGCAAGGCTTGATCGTAGGCTCGTTTCTTTTCATTTATTAAAGCACGGAGTTGATACAGCCAATCTTTGCGTGACTCGGGGTGGCTCAATGTTTTACTCACCCATTGCTCCCCCTGATGAAAACGACCTTGCCTAATCAATAACCGGGCAAGGTGATAACCTACCAACCAATAATCGGGGTTTTCCTGCAAGGCTCTGCGGTAATAATCTTCCGCTCCCTGAGAATCCTGAAGTTGTTCATACCTCAAGCGTCCCATAAGGTACAAAGCTCCAGGATGCCCCTCTTCCATCCTTAAGGCTCGTTCAAGGTTTTCCAGCGATTCTTCCAAATTGTAGGGGTAATCCTCTTTGGCCTGTAAATAATATTGATCTGCTTGTGTCATTGAGTTTGTGTTAGAATCAGGAGCGGCAGTGCCGGTCGTAATCCCATTCGTTGTAATTCTTTAGTATTCTTTTGGAGTGTTTACGCTCCTTCCGTCCTTGATGGGCTTCGTGGCACCACCAGGATTTGTAGTTGTAATTGCTTAGGTCATAATACTCAGGCCGAAGCATCAGTCGTTCAATTTCATCCGATCGACGGTCTAAGTCAGAATCAATCACCTTTCGGTGTGTGATGTAAGCTCGCTCCATTTTAGGCCGAAAGAAATAGAGCGGTACCAGTAAATGATACTGATAGCGATACCCTATCCATGGGCTCCAACTCTGAACCGTTTTTCGAAACCACTTTTGGGCTTCTTCCGAGAGCAACCGATAGGTCTTTGGACTGATCTTTCTAATTCCGGGGTACAAAAAGTTCCGATTTTTCATCGGATACTCCTCCCAATACTGGTGCAGCAAAGGTTTATTGGCGGCCCAAATGCGGTATCCACATTTGTCCAAAATTTCCTGAAAAATGGTGGCATCCGCTCGCCGGGCAATATCATCACGAAGAACCAAAAACTTGAACCAGCCATGGCGAACCGGGTTTTCCAAGGGCTCGTAGCCCAATTTGCGGTATTCCCAGTTCAGGCGAACTTGTTCTTTTCGCCATTTCATGACTTGTTTTTTCCGACGTCCTTTTTCATGCATAGGTTTCATGTCCAGTCAGCCTCTCTTTTTCCTAACCCTTTGTTCTTCCGACGATCTTTGTGCGGGTCTTTCCTCGCCCGATTGCCTTTGCTTCCGGGTACTGGCTTACGCTTTTCCCGAAAGTCCATTCCAGTAAATATTTTAACAGGATTTCCACGTTGTAATTCGTTATGATTTTGCCAATCGGCACTTGTTTTAATTCTTAATTCTTCTTGACGCACTCGAAGCCATTCTGCCTCCAGTCTTTGTCTTGCCAGCTTTTTATTCTGCCATTGTGATCGGTGTTCGGATACCACTACCGAAATGCCGGAAGGCAAGTGTTTGGCTCGAATAGCCGTGCTCACCTTGTTGACATGTTGTCCTCCAGGACCTCCACTTCTTATGGCCTGATACTCAATATCTCGATCTCGTAAGGCTTCTTCCGAAGGCGGTTCAAGCATCTTGATTCCGATAAACCAATTTTTGCGTTTGTGGTGGCGTCGATATCGACTTTGACCTATCCAGAGAACAGAACCTTCCCACTCTCGAATCCAAACCAATTGTTCGGGTTTCACCTTCACGGCGATCAAGGCCGAGAACAAAGTCCCATTTTCGGGTCCCTTCTCCGAGTGAACCACCTGGCAGTCAAGCCCCTTCCCTCTCCAATCCTGAAGCAGAAACTTGAGCACTTGGGCAACCACCCAACAGCATTCGGCAGGCCCTCTACCCGAGGTTATTTGTAGGTACTTTTCCATGATTTCATCCTTTATCCATTCGTACGATTTTGGGGTAAAACTTCCCCTCCACGCGAACCAATTCTTCTTGTTGTTTCATTACTACTTCCAAGTCCTTGTATGCTTTTGGAGCTTCGTCCACTCCACCTCCGATCAATTGAATACCCAATCCGTTCAGCATTTTCTTCATGTCACTTCGGGTAAAACTCGATCGGGCCTTGGATCTGCTCATCGCTCTTCCTGCCCCATGAGAGGCTGACTGTAAAGCCTCCGAAACTCCTTTTCCTGAAACGATGTATCCTGGTGCCGTCATAGAACCGGGGATAATTCCCAAGGTTCCGTTTTGAGCTGGTGTCGCCCCTTTTCGGTGAACCACGAATGATTCTCCATTTTGTTGCTCCTCCTTCCAGGCGAAGTTGTGGTGATTCTCTACCTTGGTCATTGGCCTTAGTCCCAATTCTCGAGAGAGGTTCAGGTGAATCACGTCGTGACAAGCTCTGGCATAATCACCGGCCAGATTCATCGCCAACCAGTATTCCTGTCCCGGCTCCGTATCCAGGTCCAGCCACGCCAGGTGCTGAACCGTTTTCGGCAAATGACAGAGATCACGTGCCAACTGAGTATAGTACTGAGCAATGCTCGCCCCAAAACCCCTTGAACCGGAATGAGAAAGAATTCCCAAGTATTCACCCGGAGGTATTCCCAAGGTTCCCTCTTGGCTAATTTCTACCCGACCAAACTCCACGAAATGGTTTCCCGATCCGGAAGTTCCAATCTGACGGTAGGCCTTGTCCTTGAGATGGCGAAGAGGTTCTAAGTCCTGAAATTCAGTGCGATCAAATACCTCGTGATCCCTTCTTGAAAACTGGGTTTTACCAATTCCAAAATGGGTGTGCTTGGTAAGTGCGTTTTTGAAAGCATGGCGCTGACCGGTAAGCATATTAGCCGGAACATCGTATACTGTCATACACATTCGACAGCCTATATCCAAGCCTACACCGTAAGGTATAACCGCATTACGAGTAGCCAATACTCCGCCCACTGGAAGTCCATAGCCTACATGCGCATCGGGCATTAGGGCACCCTTTTCAGCCACGGGTAGACTCATCGCCTGATCCATTTGCCGAAGGGTCATTTGATCGATAAACTTTTTGCCATAAACCCGATAGGATTTTGGTTCATCCCTCAGCTCATACGATTGAGCTTGAGGAGTTTCCAATTCCGGTTCAGCAAATTCTTCTGCTAAACGAGACCAGATGGGATCGTCCAGGTATTTTGTTGGATTTGAAAGAACGTCTTGAAGTAGAAATAGCTTCTCTTTTTTGGTGGAACGCTTAAAGTGTTTGCCTAAAATTTCAATGGCTAAACTTTTGGATCTATCCGAGTGATATCGAATCCGCTCCAGATCCTTTCCTCTAATTTTAGAATGGCCCATAGCCTTAAATTTCTCCTGGAACCAAATCAATGGACCAAGAATATTAATTACTGATAATCAGTAATTTAAATAATAAAATAAATGATTAGGGGTTCCGATTGGGCACAAAAAAACCCGATCGGAGGATCAGGTGTATAAGGTAAGAACCTGGTTCTTTAAAACCTGATCAACGGAATGCTATGGTATTCAAATCGAACATAAGCGTCCTCCTTTGCGATATGAGGAGATTCAACAATATGAGTGCAAATGAGAAACATTTTTTTGGAAAAACCAAATGCTTTTTTTCAATGAACCAGCTTCCATACGTAGTATGGAAAAAAAATGAAAAGACGTTGATGAATAATTAGCGCATAAAAAAAGCCCAGATCCTTCGATCCGAGCTTTTGCTTTTTAGAATCTTCAGATTTTACATCAAAGGGACACATTCGTGAACTTCGATATCACATCCTCCGGTCCACGCCAAGTGAGGATGCCCCTCGAGTAAGGCTTTGGCACCGTCCATGCTTTCAGCCTGTAGAATGGAGTAACCGGTAACCTCTTTTTGGCTTGGGGCCGCAGATCCATCTGGCGACAATTTCAATCCACCTACCAAGGGAGACCCCAAATCGATGAGTTGATCACCACATTTTTCGGCCCAGGCCATCCAAGGCTTCATGCCTTCGGCTTTTTGTTCAGGTGTGGCGTCGGCCATCATTTCCATGGCTTCGGCAGGTGCGTGATAAATGACGATGTACTTGTTCATAGCTATTGGGTTTTAAGCGTTTCTGTACCTGTGACGAACAGATTACTAAAACTTGGACACTGCTTAGTTAAAATTTTCTTTCTGCTCGTCACCCGTTCGTTGCACTTAAGTTACAAAAAGCTCATTAAGTGAAACTTACATCGATCAAAAAACTTTTTTATCGTTTTACCTTAAAGAAGAACACCTCGCCATATTGTCCATGTAGGTTTTCCCAAACGACGATGAGCTCCTTCCCTTTTCTCTCCTGAATAAAATATTGCTCATAGCCCAAAGTACCGCCGTCAATATCAAACCAATCTTGTCTTCCATCCATAACCAGGCTACCTCCAGCATTAACATGCTGATAGTTTGATGCTTGCCCATCAGATCCAGTAATCGTTACGGTTATATTGAAATCCGCAATTCCATCGTCCGAAAAGGCCATAAAACCTTCGCTTGAAGTCACGTTTAATCCGCCGTCCATGGTTCCGCCCTCATGGGTATTTTTCCAGGTCGCGTAATTGGTTCCTTCATAAACCGCCACATCTTGTACGGTGTAGGTTTTACCCTTCAGTTTTCCAGGACCAATTTTCTCTTTGCTACAGCCTGAAGCTATCCAAGCAAACACCATTACCAGTGCTGCCAACTGAATGCGTTGTATCCAATTCTTCATGATCTTATGATTTTATCACAAAGTTTGGATATCGATAATCAACTATCAATAAGGCAGTTGCCTTATATACTCAGCAATCATATCAATGCGAATGCTCCGCTTCTTCTTTCTTCCAGTCTGCCAATAGATAGTAGGCGTTGTTCAAAGCTATTTGAGTGCCTGGCTTTAAGGGTTTATAGAGTTTTACCTCAGTCCAGCCGGCATCTGTAATTCCGGTTTTCACTTCAATTGCTTTGAAAGCCCAGCGTTCTTTTTGGTATTTGGCCATAAACAGGTAGTACTTGTCCCCTTCTCTTACCAAGGCTTCTTCGGGTAGAGCTAAGCTGGGATTATCGTCAACGAGAATTCGGCCACTTACGTAGGTTCCAGGAATTAAATGACCTTGTTTGTTTTCAATGTCGGCATGCAAGTGAATGGCCTTGGGATCTTCTTCAAAGGCCTTTCCAACGGAATAAATCGTTGCATCAAGTTCAAGACCTTCATAGGACTCCAACTTGATTTTCACCTTTTGCCCTTCTTTCACCAGATGCATGTCTTTTTCAAAAACCATAAGGTCGGCATGGATGTGCTCGATGTTTACAATTTCAAACATCTCTTCATGGGCCTGAACGTACTGTCCAGTTTTCACCTCTACCAAGCGAATATGCCCATCGATAGGGCTAATGACTGGAACTTGCTCGTAAATATCGCTTTGGCGCAATCTTTCAATGTCTAGACCCATTTGCCGCAACTGAGCTTCAAAACCTTTAACCAGCCCTTTCTTGGATTGATAATCGGCCTGAGTCTTCTGGAAATCTTTTCCTGACCCTACCTTTTCATCGTAGAGGCGCTTTTGCCTGTTGTATTCCTTTTCGAGGTAATTCAATTGATTCCAGTGTCCAACATAATCCGTTTGCATACGAATAAGATCAGGATGACTTAGGTAGGCCAACACCTGTCCTTTTTTAACGGGATCACCTTCAATAACCTGAATACTAAAGATATTGGCGCCAATAATAGCCGTAACAGCAGCTTCATTTTGAGGAGGCACTTCCAAACGCCCGTTAGCCTGTACATAAGATTGTAAATTTCGAATGGGCAGCGTATCCACTTTCATTTCCATGGTTTCAAATTGCTGCTCAGTGAGGAAAATTACATCTGAATGCGTACCGTGTTCATGGCCGTGTTCCTCTTCATGATCATGGCCATGATCATGCCCCTGATATTGGCAGGAAAGAACGGAAATGCTCAGAACGAGAATATATAGTGATTTCAATGTTTTCATGGGAAATATGTTATTGTCCAACCAAGTATTCTAAATCTATAATTGACTGGTTGTAACCATTTTGTGTTTTTAGGTAATCCATTTTCAATTCCAAAGCCCTATCCAGGTTCTGGAAATATTCTACGTAGCCAATGGCGCCGTTTTCAAAGCTCTTTTGAGCGTTGTCGATAATCAGTTCTGCTTGAGGTACTGCCTTGTTTTCATAGTACTCCATACTGCTCTGAAACTTGAGAACTTCCTGTACTTGCTGATTGTATAATCCTTGTAGCGCCGTTTGGTAATAATCGGCCTGAATTTCAGCCATTTCGCCCTTTATCTTGGCCGATTTAATATCGGCTTTGTAGGAGCCAAAAAACAGCGGAACAGCAATTCCTGCCTGAACCCCGGAAAAACGATCCGAAGAGCTGGCAATACCCCCATCCGCTGTGGGATTTCCGGTCATGGAAACGTTGAAATAGCCCACTTTCAAATCGGGCAGCATTTGAGCATTGTATACCGCTTTTTCAGCACGAGCAATTTCTATTTGCTGCTGAACCAGAGCCAATTGAGGGTTTTTGTTCAAGTTGTTGCTATCCTTAAAAACGGCCAGGGTTCGATTCGGTATTTGATCCGGATTAAAAGATCGAGGTACGCTATCGTTGAGCAAGACACGCAACTCTTGTTCCTGGATGGAAAGATCAGCTTCGGTAAGTCGCAAAGCGTTTTGCACCTCCATGACCTGGGTTTCGGCAGCGGCCAATTCCAAATAGGTACTTGCCTCGGTTTCGTACCGCAAACGAGCTGCCCATAGAAATCGCTGGTAGAGCGAGTCCTGGTAATTCAAGAGCTCTCGTCTTTCTTGCAGGTAGCTCAGTTGATACCAAGAGCGGCGAACCCTTTGTCGAAGCTGATTTTCAGTGATAGCCTGTTCCCATTGGCTACCTCTCACCTGTTCTTTGGCTAACTTGTTTTGTGCAGTATACACGGTGGGAAATTCCAACTGTTGACTGATGGTAACCCCCAAGTCATTTTCAAAACTATTGTATTGACCATATTGAACCTCAACCCAGGTTTTTCCTGGATCTACAGCCGCCTTTTTCTGTTGCTCCTGCCATTCTACTTGAGAACGGGCTACGCGAACAAAACCATTGTTCTGCAACGCAATTTTCAAAGCTTGATCCAAACGGGTGATGGGCTCATTTTCCTGAGCGTTCATAGTATTGGGAACGAATAGGAAGGCACCTAATATCAAAGCTACGCCAGCCACAACGGGTGATAATTTCGGACTACTCCCCTTCTCAATCCATCGATAAAGAATGGGTAAAACAAACAAGGTCAACAAGGTAGCGCTGATCATACCCCCAATGACCACGGTAGCCAAGGGTTGCTGAACCTCCGCTCCTGCTGAGGTGGAAATGGCCATGGGTAGAAATCCCAAAATATCCGTCAGGGCTGTGAGTAAAATTGGACGAATTCTGCGTTTTGCTCCTATGAGAATTCGATCGTTAAGGCTTAGCGAGGCATCCTTTTTCAGCTCATTCCAGCTAGTGATTAATACCAAGCCATTAAGCACGGCAACACCGAAGAGCACTATAAAACCCACACCAGCGGATATGCTAAAGGGCATATCTCTCAGCCAAAGTGAAAATACTCCTCCCAGAGCTGCTAAAGGGATGGCCATGAAAATCATAAGTGTTTGTTTAATGGATTTTAAGGCGATGAATAGCAACAGAAAAATGAGCCCAAGCGCTAATGGAACCAACACTTGCATTCGCTGAGAGGCCCGTTCCAGGTTTTCGAAAGCTCCACCGTATCGGATGTAGTAACCAGGTGGGAGATCCAACTCCGCATCCAGTTTTTCCTGAATTTCCTGAACCATGGATTGAACATCTCGTCCACGTACGTTGATCCCCACATAAGTCCGGCGATTGGTGTTGTCTCGACTAATCTGCATCGGCCCGGGTTCGTAATGTATATCTGCAATTTCTTTTAGTGGAATTTGATTGCCATTGGGCAGGTAAACAAACAACTGCTTGAGGTCATTTATACTCTTTCGATGGCGATTGGCGAGGCGGACTACTAAGTCAAATCGCTTTTCACCTTCGAAAATCACACCTGCTTTTCTACCAGCAAAAGCGGCCTCCACCACCTGATTCACATCCTCGATACTGAGTCCATACTGAGCCAATTTCTGGCGGTTATAATGAATCGTCATTTGAGGCAAGCCTTTGGTAGATTCCACCTTCATATCACCCACCCCTTCTACGGAAGCGATGATTTGTCCCATTTCCTCAGCCTTTTCCGCGAGAATGGTCAGGTCATCTCCAAATAGCTTAACAGCCACATCTTCACGCACACCGGTAATCAACTCATTAAACCGCATTTCGATCGGTTGTGAGAATTCAAAATTGATTCCTGGAATCACCTGAACGGTTTTCTTCATTTCACGGATCAGTTCGGCCTTGCTTTTCACCGTTGTCCACGTTTCTTGAGGATGAAGAATAACGAATATGTCGGCTATGTCCATCGGCATGGGATCAGTAGGAACTTCTGCTACCCCAATTCGGCTCATGATATGCTTTACCTCAGGAAAGCGATC is a window encoding:
- a CDS encoding CusA/CzcA family heavy metal efflux RND transporter, which codes for MIDRIISFSIHHKLMVGLMTLAMVVGGIWSLSQIPLDAVPDITNNQVQIITQAPNLGTEDMEQFVTYPVEISMSNLPGVTEIRSVSRFGLSLVTIVFEDDMGTYLPRQLVAEKLNEVRKNIPEGFGEPMMGPISTGLGEIYQYTLEVDSAHENNYTAQELRVIQDWIIRRQMAMVPGVVEVNGFGGNIRQYEVAISPDRLNAMGLTITQVYEALQKNNQNTGAAYIEKDHYANFIRGEGLARNIRDIEKSVVINQNGIPVTIGDIATVQYGQAIRYGAFTKDGKGEAVGGMILMLKGSNSNNVIAAVKERVEEIQKSLPEGVRIEPFLDRSKLIGKTTETVSRNLLEGALIVLFVLVFLLGNWRGGLIVASTIPLSLLFAFILMHFFGVWANLMSLGAIDFGIIVDGAVIIVESVVFVLSKRVLEGKQLGSKERDEVAQKTSSKMMNAAFFGQLIILLVFIPILALEGIEGKMFRPMALTFMFAMIGVMVLCLTYVPMMSAWLLRVNPHRKYWGDRLVKYLENAYQPVLKGMLKRGGAVLSGAVLLLALAGFTFFRLGGEFIPQLDEGDIAFHAILKPGSSLTETVETTTRIEKMVKDRFPEVKHIMSRIGVAEVPTDPMPMDIADIFVILHPQETWTTVKSKAELIREMKKTVQVIPGINFEFSQPIEMRFNELITGVREDVAVKLFGDDLTILAEKAEEMGQIIASVEGVGDMKVESTKGLPQMTIHYNRQKLAQYGLSIEDVNQVVEAAFAGRKAGVIFEGEKRFDLVVRLANRHRKSINDLKQLFVYLPNGNQIPLKEIADIHYEPGPMQISRDNTNRRTYVGINVRGRDVQSMVQEIQEKLDAELDLPPGYYIRYGGAFENLERASQRMQVLVPLALGLIFLLLFIALKSIKQTLMIFMAIPLAALGGVFSLWLRDMPFSISAGVGFIVLFGVAVLNGLVLITSWNELKKDASLSLNDRILIGAKRRIRPILLTALTDILGFLPMAISTSAGAEVQQPLATVVIGGMISATLLTLFVLPILYRWIEKGSSPKLSPVVAGVALILGAFLFVPNTMNAQENEPITRLDQALKIALQNNGFVRVARSQVEWQEQQKKAAVDPGKTWVEVQYGQYNSFENDLGVTISQQLEFPTVYTAQNKLAKEQVRGSQWEQAITENQLRQRVRRSWYQLSYLQERRELLNYQDSLYQRFLWAARLRYETEASTYLELAAAETQVMEVQNALRLTEADLSIQEQELRVLLNDSVPRSFNPDQIPNRTLAVFKDSNNLNKNPQLALVQQQIEIARAEKAVYNAQMLPDLKVGYFNVSMTGNPTADGGIASSSDRFSGVQAGIAVPLFFGSYKADIKSAKIKGEMAEIQADYYQTALQGLYNQQVQEVLKFQSSMEYYENKAVPQAELIIDNAQKSFENGAIGYVEYFQNLDRALELKMDYLKTQNGYNQSIIDLEYLVGQ